The following proteins are co-located in the Candidatus Methylomirabilota bacterium genome:
- a CDS encoding ATP-binding cassette domain-containing protein, producing the protein RLRDRLQQKGGTLSGGEQQMLAMGRALMARPEMLLLDEPSMGLSPILVEAIFDIIQNINRLGTTILLVEQNARMALRVAHRGYVIQTGRIVLHDTGAALLRSDVVRKVYLGEK; encoded by the coding sequence CCCGCCTCCGCGACCGCCTGCAGCAGAAAGGCGGCACGCTGTCCGGCGGCGAGCAGCAGATGCTCGCAATGGGACGGGCCCTGATGGCGCGCCCCGAGATGCTGCTGCTGGACGAGCCGTCCATGGGGCTCTCCCCGATCCTGGTCGAGGCGATCTTCGACATCATCCAGAACATCAATCGGCTCGGTACCACGATCCTGCTGGTCGAGCAGAACGCGCGCATGGCCCTGCGGGTGGCGCATCGCGGCTACGTCATCCAGACCGGGCGCATCGTGCTTCACGACACCGGCGCCGCTCTGCTGCGCTCCGACGTGGTGCGCAAGGTCTATCTGGGAGAGAAGTAG